The following is a genomic window from Acipenser ruthenus chromosome 19, fAciRut3.2 maternal haplotype, whole genome shotgun sequence.
AAGAGCCAGCGCAAGCCGGTCAAACTGCTGTTTGAAATCCCCTCAACCAGGACCGTGGAGCATTACCCATCCAGATACGTGGTGAGAATACCTTCCTTTTATCAGTGTCAgacaattacaaaatacaatggcAGGGTCAATACAGCTGTCACTCCCGTCCAAATCGTTGTGTAGCTGAAGTTATAGTGGTGAAAAGGGAGGCGATGGCTTTGAATAGTCTAGAAGTGTACCCTCAAAGtattttaatgataaaaaaaacaatgtaaagacTAAGCAATCTGCTCCACGTGGCAGCAGTAGGTGAGCCACTATGAGACAGCAGCAGTCTAGGAGTCCGGATGAGAGTTATCGCAGGGGAGTCAAGGAAAGCTCTTCACTGACCTGCTCTAACAGTTGACTATCCCTCTGGCAAAATCCCTTGGAGATACACATTGCATGTATCGTATCCTCATTCAGAATTAACAGTAGAGTGACAAGTATTTGTTTTATCACAGGTGTACAAGATTGTGATCATAAAGTCTGGCAGCTACGACGACAAGAAGGTCTCCATCGAGCGGCGCTACACAGACTTCGAACGGCTCCACCAGAACCTCCTGAAGGACTTCAGCGAGGAGTTGGAGGATCTCCTCTTCCCCAGGAAGAGAATGACGTGCAACTTCACCCAGGAGAACATTAACGAGCGGCGCATGGCCTTCCAGGAGTACCTGGGAACCCTGTACGGCATGAAGTGCATCCGCAGGTCGGAGGCCTTCATGGCTTTCTTCACCCACCCGGAGCTGAAACAGGCCCACGGCTGCCTAAGAGGAGGACAGTATGCCAAAGCCCTGGGGTTGCTTGAGCAGATCAACGTCCTGCAAGAGAAGCTCACTCAGCACAGCCCAGCCCTGCGGGTCCCGACTCTCTGCGCCCTTCTCGTCTGCCACAAGGACCTGGAGGACATCACAAGCGCCTGCCAGGTCGGAGAAGAGGCTCTCTCGCTGCTCGCCCGCAACAAGAGGCACCGCTAC
Proteins encoded in this region:
- the snx20 gene encoding sorting nexin-20, encoding MGDSLNNDQAGLSATVSSCVSRLSLEEKQAEAASASPQRQHWTALDGDVSPSSSSSMTTKELQEYWRAVKSQRKPVKLLFEIPSTRTVEHYPSRYVVYKIVIIKSGSYDDKKVSIERRYTDFERLHQNLLKDFSEELEDLLFPRKRMTCNFTQENINERRMAFQEYLGTLYGMKCIRRSEAFMAFFTHPELKQAHGCLRGGQYAKALGLLEQINVLQEKLTQHSPALRVPTLCALLVCHKDLEDITSACQVGEEALSLLARNKRHRYKCALLDTLVDLGYELGHDVTHLQDELSEIKEAQKMQTAQLSLKELVVQEFVD